Proteins found in one Zea mays cultivar B73 chromosome 1, Zm-B73-REFERENCE-NAM-5.0, whole genome shotgun sequence genomic segment:
- the LOC100281446 gene encoding vegetative storage protein — MLAVAASLRASASAVAEAGGDPAVLHAVLIKTASSSRAAYNLLFSRYHPSLSLHLLSHLPFCFRPTAGSLTSSLSSLSASSPASALPLLRRVLGMSPALLCDGPLSSLLRSMPPSIAPHVHALAFKLALSSSPYSASCLITLYSRARSPACARHLFDEIPVANRDSVCYSSTIVGLAQNGWYEESLSVFAGMRANGVDSTMHALSGSLRAAAGLAVLEQTCGIHAHAVVVGLDGNVAVGTALVDAYGKAGDVDDAAKVFEGLGGDRNLITWNAVLSAHAQQGDVQEVTGLFNQMMKLGFAPDGLTFLAVLTSCSNAGAATEAKFWLEAMQSKYGVKPDLEHYTCVVGAMARVGHLEDAESFACTMPCKPDAAVWRTLLMGCVVHRRVDMAESMGQRLLEINPKDDSAYVMLANVYSTAGKTNEEAEAWTAMRDHGVRKEGGRSWIEVRGLVHVFVANERRHEQLLEIYDKLHELIQEVEKLGYKEADERLWHHSERLALAYGLISGAAPSGKVLRIVKNLRICAHCHEFFKYASMVIDRVIVVRDVNRYHTIKKGDCSCRGCW; from the coding sequence ATGCTCGCCGTGGCCGCGTCCCTCAGGGCCTCGGCCTCCGCGGTGGCCGAAGCTGGCGGCGACCCGGCCGTTCTTCACGCGGTCCTCATCAAGACCGCCTCGTCCTCTCGCGCCGCCTACAACCTCCTCTTCTCCCGCTACCATCCGTCGCTCTCGCTGCACCTCCTCTCCCACCTCCCGTTCTGCTTCCGCCCCACCGCCGGCTCGCTCACCTCCTCGCTCTCCTCCCTCTCCGCTTCCTCCCCGGCCTCCGCGCTCCCGCTCCTCCGCCGCGTCCTCGGCATGTCCCCTGCTCTCCTCTGCGACGGCCCGCTATCCTCACTCCTCCGCTCCATGCCGCCGTCCATCGCACCGCACGTGCACGCCCTCGCCTTCAAGCTCGCCCTCTCGTCGTCCCCCTACTCCGCCTCTTGCCTTATTACTCTCTACTCCAGAGCCCGCTCCCCGGCATGCGCCCGCCACCTGTTCGATGAAATCCCCGTTGCAAATCGGGACTCCGTTTGCTACTCCTCCACGATTGTTGGGCTCGCACAGAATGGGTGGTACGAAGAATCCCTCTCTGTGTTCGCTGGCATGCGCGCAAACGGTGTTGATTCTACCATGCATGCGCTCTCCGGTTCTCTCCGGGCAGCTGCAGGGCTTGCTGTGCTGGAGCAGACTTGTGGGATTCACGCCCATGCGGTGGTAGTTGGGCTTGATGGAAATGTGGCTGTTGGGACCGCCCTGGTGGATGCTTATGGTAAGGCTGGAGATGTGGATGATGCAGCCAAGGTTTTTGAGGGGTTGGGTGGTGACCGAAACCTGATTACATGGAACGCGGTGCTTTCTGCTCATGCTCAGCAGGGAGATGTGCAGGAGGTCACTGGACTGTTTAACCAGATGATGAAGCTGGGTTTTGCCCCTGATGGGCTAACATTCCTTGCTGTTCTCACGTCATGTAGTAATGCCGGAGCAGCCACTGAAGCCAAGTTTTGGTTGGAAGCAATGCAGTCGAAGTACGGCGTGAAGCCTGACCTTGAGCATTATACTTGCGTGGTGGGTGCAATGGCACGGGTGGGGCATCTAGAGGATGCAGAGAGTTTTGCTTGTACAATGCCATGCAAACCAGATGCAGCAGTGTGGCGGACACTTCTAATGGGCTGTGTGGTTCACCGCAGGGTTGACATGGCAGAATCCATGGGACAGAGGCTTCTGGAGATTAATCCCAAGGATGACTCAGCTTATGTCATGCTTGCCAACGTCTACTCAACAGCTGGGAAAACAAATGAGGAGGCTGAGGCATGGACTGCAATGAGGGACCATGGGGTCAGGAAGGAAGGTGGGCGAAGTTGGATTGAGGTCAGAGGGCTGGTACATGTTTTTGTTGCAAACGAAAGAAGGCATGAACAGCTGCTAGAAATATATGACAAACTGCATGAATTGATTCAAGAGGTAGAGAAGTTAGGGTACAAGGAGGCAGATGAGAGACTTTGGCATCATAGTGAAAGATTGGCTCTTGCATATGGGTTGATCAGTGGTGCTGCACCATCAGGAAAGGTGTTGAGAATAGTTAAGAACTTGAGAATATGTGCTCATTGTCATGAATTCTTCAAGTATGCTAGCATGGTGATCGACAGAGTAATTGTAGTACGGGATGTCAATAGGTACCACACAATTAAGAAAGGTGATTGCAGTTGCAGAGGCTGCTGGTGA
- the LOC103631696 gene encoding pentatricopeptide repeat-containing protein At5g08305 codes for MLMPPPPCPPTLPHLLRHLRGRMLTTQLLDHLIRSTSSSPFPSLSFSVFILLLRSSLRPSHFTFPFLARAAARLSSASLASALHAHPLRLGLLPADLHVANSLVHMYAACALPDHANRVFDEIPRPNLVSWNALLDGYAKCHDLPAARKVFARMPQRDVVSWSAMIDGCVKCGEHREALALFEMMENAAARSAEEEDGGGGARANDVTMVSVLGACAQLGDLERGRRAHRCLRERGFALNLRLATSLVDMYAKCGAISEAMEVFWAVPVESTDVLIWNAVIGGLAVHGMATKSVEIFLEMQRAGVAPDEITYLCLLSACAHGGLVDEAWEFFRSLEAQGLRPHVEHYACLVDVLGRAGRLEEVYGVVKSMPMKPSVSVLGALLNACHLHGWVELGEVLGRRLVQLQPDHDGRYIGLSNIYAVARRWQEAKKARKVMEDRGVKKVPGFSEIDVGGGLSRFTAQDKTHPGSVKIYELLNLIAIEMKMKDDATIPDYLLCTLLE; via the coding sequence ATGCTCATGcctccgcctccctgcccgccgacgCTGCCGCACCTTCTCCGCCACCTCCGCGGCCGCATGCTCACCACCCAGCTCCTCGACCACCTCATCAGGTCAACCTCATCCTCGCCGTtcccctccctctccttctccgtCTTCATCCTCCTCCTCCGCTCCTCCCTCCGCCCGTCCCACTTCACTTTCCCATTCCttgcccgcgccgccgcgcgcctttCCTCCGCCTCCCTCGCGTCTGCGCTCCACGCGCACCCGCTGCGGCTCGGGCTCCTCCCCGCCGACCTCCACGTCGCCAACTCCCTCGTCCACATGTACGCGGCCTGCGCCCTGCCGGACCACGCCAACCGAGTGTTCGACGAAATCCCGCGCCCCAACCTTGTCTCCTGGAACGCGCTCCTCGATGGGTACGCCAAGTGCCACGACCTCCCCGCTGCGCGAAAGGTGTTCGCTCGGATGCCCCAGCGGGACGTGGTGTCCTGGAGCGCCATGATCGACGGGTGCGTCAAGTGTGGGGAGCACCGCGAGGCGCTCGCGCTGTTCGAGATGATGGAGAATGCTGCCGCCAGGTCAGCAGAGGAGGAGGATGGTGGGGGTGGGGCGAGGGCTAACGACGTCACGATGGTGAGCGTGCTTGGAGCCTGTGCTCAGCTTGGAGACCTCGAGCGCGGAAGGCGGGCGCACCGGTGCCTGAGGGAACGTGGCTTTGCATTGAACCTCAGGCTTGCAACCTCGCTCGTTGACATGTATGCCAAGTGTGGGGCCATCAGTGAGGCAATGGAGGTGTTCTGGGCTGTGCCGGTGGAGAGCACCGATGTTCTGATATGGAATGCTGTGATCGGTGGCCTTGCGGTGCATGGCATGGCCACCAAATCGGTGGAGATATTCCTGGAGATGCAGCGTGCTGGGGTTGCGCCGGATGAGATCACGTACCTTTGTCTGCTGAGCGCTTGTGCCCACGGCGGTCTAGTGGATGAGGCTTGGGAGTTCTTCCGCTCACTTGAAGCGCAAGGGCTCAGACCACATGTCGAGCATTATGCTTGCCTGGTAGATGTGCTTGGCAGAGCAGGACGCCTGGAGGAAGTGTACGGTGTTGTTAAAAGTATGCCAATGAAACCTAGTGTTTCTGTGCTTGGTGCTCTCTTAAATGCCTGTCATTTGCATGGATGGGTGGAGCTGGGCGAGGTACTCGGTAGGCGGCTTGTCCAGTTGCAGCCAGACCACGATGGCAGGTACATTGGCCTGTCCAATATCTATGCTGTTGCCAGACGGTGGCAAGAGGCAAAGAAAGCTAGAAAGGTGATGGAGGATAGGGGTGTAAAAAAGGTCCCTGGATTTAGTGAGATTGATGTTGGTGGAGGGCTCTCCAGGTTCACTGCCCAGGACAAGACTCATCCTGGCTCAGTGAAGATCTATGAGTTGCTGAATCTAATAGcaatagagatgaaaatgaaggaTGATGCTACTATTCCAGATTACCTCCTGTGCACACTGCTAGAATGA